One Procambarus clarkii isolate CNS0578487 chromosome 15, FALCON_Pclarkii_2.0, whole genome shotgun sequence DNA segment encodes these proteins:
- the LOC138364919 gene encoding autotransporter adhesin BpaC-like, with protein MMEVLKNAKKLQSDECGPCQRQCGPRQRQCGPVNGSVVPVNGSVAPVNGSVAPVNGSVAPVNGSVAPVNGSVGPVNGSVAPVNGSVGPVNGSVGPVNGSVAPVNGSVGPVNGSVAPVNGSVAPVNGSVAPVNGSVDQSTAVWSPSTAVWPPSTAVWSRQRQCGPRQRQCGPRQRQCGPRQRQCGPVNGSVAPVNGSVVPSTAVWSRQRQCGPVNGSVAPVNGSVAPVNGSVVPSTAVWSRQRQCGPRQRQCGPRQRQCGPRQRQCGPRQRQCGPRQRQCGPVNGSVVPSTAVWPPSTVVWVRQRQCGPRQRQCGPVKGSVAPVNGSVAPCGPVKGSVAPVKGSVAPVNGSVVPVNGSVVPVNGSVAPVNGSVAPVNGSVAPVNGSVAPVNGSVAPVNGSVAPVNGSVAPVNGSVAPVNGSVAPVNGSVAPVNGSVAPVNGSVAPVNGSVAPVNGSVAPVNGSVAPVNGSVGPVNGSVAPVNGSVAPVNGSVVPVNGSVAPVNGSCGPVNGSVVPVNGSVAPVNGSVAPINGSVVPVNGSVVPVNGSVAPVNGSVAPVNGSVAPSTVVVAPVNGSVAPINGSVVPVNGSVVPVNGSVAPVNGSVAPVNGSVGPSTAAASPGLAKIPLLRSIIHSLVRRLLPPAARSSAMLSQMGQSAEAALKIFCGDSNSELMTFEHQVKWLNYDRRNF; from the exons TGTGGCCCCTGTCAACGGCAGTGTGGCCCCCGTCAACGGCAGTGTGGTCCCGTCAACGGCAGTGTGGTCCCCGTCAACGGCAGTGTGGCCCCCGTCAACGGCAGTGTGGCCCCCGTCAACGGCAGTGTGGCCCCCGTCAACGGCAGTGTGGCCCCCGTCAACGGTAGTGTGGGCCCCGTCAACGGCAGTGTGGCCCCCGTCAACGGTAGTGTGGGCCCCGTCAACGGTAGTGTGGGCCCCGTCAACGGCAGTGTGGCCCCCGTCAACGGTAGTGTGGGCCCCGTCAACGGCAGTGTGGCCCCCGTCAACGGCAGTGTGGCCCCCGTCAACGGCAGTGTGGCCCCCGTCAACGGCAGTGTGGACCAGTCAACGGCAGTGTGGTCCCCGTCAACGGCAGTGTGGCCCCCGTCAACGGCAGTGTGGTCCCGTCAACGGCAGTGTGGCCCCCGTCAACGGCAGTGTGGTCCCCGTCAACGGCAGTGTGGCCCCCGTCAACGGCAGTGTGGTCCCGTCAACGGCAGTGTGGCCCCCGTCAACGGCAGTGTGGTCCCGTCAACGGCAGTGTGGTCCCGTCAACGGCAGTGTGGTCCCGTCAACGGCAGTGTGGCCCCCGTCAACGGCAGTGTGGCCCCCGTCAACGGCAGTGTAGTCCCGTCAACGGCAGTGTGGTCCCGTCAACGGCAGTGTGGCCCCCGTCAACGGCAGTGTGGCCCCCGTCAACGGCAGTGTGGCCCCCGTCAACGGCAGTGTGGCCCCCGTCAACGGCAGTGTGGCCCCCGTCAACGGCAGTGTGGCCCCGTCAACGGCAGTGTGGTCCCGTCAACGGCAGTGTGGCCCCCGTCAACGGTAGTGTGGGTCCGTCAACGGCAGTGTGGCCCCCGTCAACGGCAGTGTGGCCCCGTCAAAGGCAGTGTGGCCCCCGTCAACGGCAGTGTGGCCCCC TGTGGCCCCGTCAAAGGCAGTGTGGCCCCCGTCAAAGGCAGTGTGGCCCCCGTCAACGGCAGTGTGGTCCCCGTCAACGGCAGTGTGGTCCCCGTCAACGGCAGTGTGGCCCCCGTCAACGGCAGTGTGGCCCCCGTCAACGGCAGTGTGGCCCCCGTCAACGGCAGTGTGGCCCCCGTCAACGGCAGTGTGGCCCCCGTCAACGGCAGTGTGGCCCCCGTCAACGGCAGTGTGGCCCCCGTCAACGGCAGTGTGGCCCCCGTCAACGGCAGTGTGGCCCCCGTCAACGGCAGTGTGGCCCCCGTCAACGGCAGTGTGGCCCCCGTCAACGGCAGTGTGGCCCCCGTCAACGGCAGTGTGGCCCCCGTCAACGGCAGTGTGGCCCCCGTCAACGGCAGTGTGGCCCCCGTCAACGGCAGTGTGGGCCCCGTCAACGGCAGTGTGGCCCCCGTCAACGGTAGTGTGGCCCCCGTCAACGGCAGTGTGGTCCCCGTCAACGGCAGTGTGGCCCCCGTCAACGGCAGT TGTGGGCCCGTCAACGGCAGTGTGGTCCCCGTCAACGGCAGTGTGGCCCCCGTCAACGGCAGTGTGGCCCCCATCAACGGTAGTGTGGTCCCCGTCAACGGCAGTGTGGTCCCCGTCAACGGCAGTGTGGCCCCCGTCAACGGCAGTGTGGCCCCCGTCAACGGCAGTGTGGCCCCATCAACGGTAGT TGTGGCCCCCGTCAACGGCAGTGTGGCCCCCATCAACGGTAGTGTGGTCCCCGTCAACGGCAGTGTGGTCCCCGTCAACGGCAGTGTGGCCCCCGTCAACGGCAGTGTGGCCCCCGTCAACGGTAGTGTGGGCCCGTCAACGGCAGCTGCCAGCCCCGGACTAGCGAAGATCCCGTTACTTCGCAGCATCATTCACTCTCTAGTTCGTAGGCTGCTGCCCCCGGCAGCGCGATCCTCAGCCATGCTCTCCCAGAT